One genomic region from Saprospiraceae bacterium encodes:
- a CDS encoding sugar phosphate isomerase/epimerase produces MKKATFILCILLGTVTLSIAQSFSKMMKPKPAIVSYTFRKSFATDMPGTLDYIKSLGIDSIEFSNLFNQNPHDIRTMIDRRGIRCTSFGVSYEDMMNKRSTVIENAKILGASFVRVAWIPHDKPWDLETAKKTAAIFNEIGKSLKDAGLTFCYHNHGYEFEPYAGGTLYDVLMKETNPEYVSFEIDILWAFHPGQDPAKLIKKYSNRYKLMHVKDLKIGIKGDLSGHTATENDVTLGTGQINLKKVMKAAKKSSIEHFYIEDENDNSWTQVPQSIAFLKGK; encoded by the coding sequence ATGAAAAAAGCAACCTTCATTTTATGTATACTGCTTGGCACAGTCACGCTATCGATTGCACAATCTTTTAGCAAAATGATGAAACCAAAACCAGCAATAGTATCCTATACTTTTCGAAAATCATTTGCCACGGATATGCCCGGCACTTTGGATTATATCAAATCGCTAGGCATTGACAGTATCGAATTTTCCAATTTGTTCAATCAAAATCCTCATGATATCCGCACGATGATCGATCGACGAGGAATCCGATGCACCAGTTTCGGAGTGTCTTATGAAGATATGATGAATAAAAGATCTACCGTCATCGAAAATGCTAAGATATTAGGCGCTTCTTTTGTGCGTGTAGCCTGGATACCCCACGACAAACCCTGGGACCTGGAAACTGCCAAAAAAACAGCCGCGATATTTAATGAAATCGGCAAATCACTCAAAGACGCAGGTTTGACCTTCTGTTATCACAATCATGGATATGAATTTGAGCCATATGCCGGTGGCACCTTGTACGATGTGCTGATGAAAGAGACCAACCCAGAATATGTATCATTCGAGATCGACATACTCTGGGCTTTCCATCCAGGTCAGGATCCGGCCAAACTGATTAAAAAATATTCAAATCGGTACAAACTGATGCATGTAAAAGATCTAAAAATCGGCATCAAAGGCGATCTGTCAGGCCATACTGCTACTGAAAACGATGTTACGCTTGGAACAGGCCAAATCAATCTCAAAAAAGTGATGAAGGCGGCTAAAAAGTCTTCTATAGAACATTTTTATATAGAAGATGAAAATGATAATTCCTGGACACAGGTTCCTCAGAGTATCGCATTTTTAAAAGGAAAATGA
- a CDS encoding gluconate 2-dehydrogenase subunit 3 family protein gives MATGFGAMITLPAWATRWNKSTLKDYAFLSPDDDALLAAIVDTILPKTDTPGAKELGVPQLIQKIVKDCYDRPAQNTMSMGLVVTDAVAFSEYGNSFVHLSSDQQLAVLNKMSASEYSDQKNFFNMIKRMTVDGYMGSEYVMTNITKYEMAPNRYHGCVPV, from the coding sequence ATTGCCACCGGTTTCGGCGCTATGATCACCCTGCCGGCATGGGCTACAAGATGGAATAAAAGTACTTTGAAAGATTATGCTTTTTTATCTCCTGATGATGATGCACTCCTGGCTGCCATCGTGGATACCATCCTTCCAAAGACAGATACGCCCGGGGCGAAAGAATTGGGTGTACCTCAACTTATACAAAAAATAGTCAAGGATTGTTATGATCGACCTGCACAAAACACCATGAGTATGGGGCTGGTGGTTACTGATGCAGTCGCATTCTCCGAATATGGCAATTCTTTTGTTCATCTTTCATCTGATCAACAATTGGCTGTCTTAAATAAAATGTCAGCTTCAGAATATTCAGATCAAAAGAATTTTTTCAATATGATCAAACGCATGACCGTTGATGGGTATATGGGTTCTGAATATGTCATGACCAACATCACCAAATACGAAATGGCCCCCAATCGATATCATGGTTGCGTCCCTGTTTGA
- a CDS encoding GMC family oxidoreductase → MPNFNIDSQKKRKYDAIVIGSGISGGWSAKELTDRGMKTLMLERGRDVKHIVDYPTATLQPWEFEHRRQLPLEVRKANPVISKCYAFYEGTTQFFVKDEEHPYVQEKPFDWIRGYQVGGKSLMWARMTQRWSDYDYDGPSRDGYAVDWPIRYADIAPWYSHVEKFAGITGNKDGLPTLPDGEFLPAYELSCVEQYFKDQMATHYKDRYVISGRTAHLSQPQDIHYKQGRAKCVHRTICERGCPYGGYFSSNASTIPWALKSGKLTLRPHSVVHSIIYDEEKGTATGVRVIDANTMEMMEFYAKVIFVNAAALNSNLILLNSTSNRFPNGFGNDSGVLGKYVAFHNYRARISAEYEGHLDSTTDGRKPSSGYIPRFRNVYKQETDFLRGYASGFSASRGDYRSNDGIGTELKENLSKSTPDNRWRVGSGIMGETIPKQSNYVALDETKKDQWGIPQLKISVGYDDNDEKMIKDFFEQFTEMYTKAGFKNIRTSDSKQAAGLDIHEMGGVRMGKDPKTSMLNKWHQIHACKNVFVTDGSCMTSTSTQNPSLTYMAYSARAADFAVQELKKRNL, encoded by the coding sequence ATGCCAAATTTTAATATAGACTCTCAAAAGAAAAGAAAATATGATGCTATCGTTATCGGCTCCGGTATCAGCGGCGGTTGGTCTGCCAAAGAACTTACGGACCGTGGGATGAAGACACTCATGCTGGAGCGGGGTCGTGATGTCAAACACATCGTAGACTATCCGACTGCCACCTTACAACCCTGGGAGTTCGAGCATCGTCGTCAGTTACCCTTAGAAGTTCGCAAAGCTAATCCTGTCATATCCAAATGTTATGCTTTTTACGAAGGAACCACCCAGTTTTTTGTCAAAGACGAGGAGCATCCTTACGTTCAGGAAAAACCTTTTGATTGGATCAGGGGCTACCAGGTTGGAGGCAAATCATTGATGTGGGCTAGGATGACTCAAAGATGGAGTGATTACGACTATGATGGACCTTCCAGGGACGGATATGCAGTCGATTGGCCGATAAGATATGCCGATATCGCACCCTGGTACAGCCATGTTGAAAAATTTGCCGGTATCACTGGCAATAAAGATGGCCTCCCTACCTTGCCTGATGGTGAATTTCTTCCTGCTTATGAGCTATCCTGTGTAGAACAATATTTTAAAGACCAAATGGCTACGCACTACAAGGATCGATATGTGATCAGTGGTCGGACCGCGCATCTATCCCAACCACAGGATATACATTACAAACAAGGCCGTGCCAAATGTGTCCACAGGACGATTTGCGAAAGGGGCTGTCCCTATGGTGGTTATTTCAGTAGCAATGCCAGTACGATCCCCTGGGCGCTCAAGTCCGGCAAGCTCACCCTGAGGCCACACTCGGTAGTACATTCCATTATCTATGACGAGGAAAAAGGGACTGCCACGGGTGTGCGAGTCATCGACGCTAACACCATGGAAATGATGGAGTTTTATGCCAAAGTCATTTTTGTCAATGCAGCTGCGCTGAATAGCAATCTGATCCTACTCAATTCGACTTCCAATAGATTCCCTAATGGATTTGGCAATGATAGCGGAGTATTAGGTAAATATGTCGCTTTTCACAATTATCGCGCACGCATTTCTGCAGAATACGAAGGCCATCTGGATTCTACCACTGACGGCCGTAAGCCCAGTTCAGGTTATATCCCCAGGTTTAGAAATGTGTACAAACAAGAGACCGATTTTCTCAGAGGGTATGCATCTGGGTTTAGTGCTTCCAGAGGCGATTATAGGTCTAATGATGGAATAGGCACAGAACTCAAAGAAAATCTATCAAAATCCACTCCCGACAATCGATGGCGGGTAGGGTCAGGTATTATGGGTGAGACCATACCCAAGCAATCAAACTATGTAGCCCTCGATGAAACCAAAAAAGATCAATGGGGAATCCCCCAACTCAAGATATCCGTCGGTTATGATGACAATGATGAAAAAATGATCAAAGACTTTTTTGAGCAATTCACGGAGATGTATACCAAAGCCGGGTTTAAAAATATTCGCACCAGTGATAGCAAACAAGCTGCTGGACTGGACATCCATGAGATGGGCGGTGTACGGATGGGAAAAGACCCTAAGACCTCTATGCTCAACAAATGGCACCAGATCCATGCCTGCAAGAATGTATTTGTGACCGATGGTTCCTGCATGACTTCTACCTCTACTCAAAATCCATCATTAACCTATATGGCCTACTCCGCCAGGGCCGCTGACTTTGCTGTACAAGAATTGAAAAAGCGCAACCTGTAA
- a CDS encoding redoxin domain-containing protein: protein MTLFFLLSLWACANNAEKSNVKQTCDITITVEGAAPGWAKLIGSYTDKTFFVDSFKIENGKLRIKQDSSLHQGLYYVLFPDNQNIQILLSDDQQFDLKTTMSDLIQPMQVTGSIDNDLLYQSFKLQQHQDNQQRTMQVQVNGKPENDPAVISFKKMVEDFRAARRVQLAEMTKAHPNSFFVKFKNAGQNPEVKDIRLATGEKDLNTQAYFFRKEYWDKVDFSEERLMYSPVLSNKMQQFFGDVMPQHQDSIVQYADALLSKSLANPEIFKYMSNWLLLKYEPGKTTLMDGEAVFSNIVEKFFTAENAIWLKPGELADIRRRAGEMKASLLNKQAADVTANDIKGQPKSIYSIKSPYIIVYLYHTDCEHCQAETPKLVQMYPQLKSRGIEFYTIAVNTTDAEWRKFVKTYHMEQWTNVFDATNVSVYSKYFVDNTPEIYVLNKERKIIGKNLKPEQINQILEMDQKVAN from the coding sequence ATGACACTATTTTTTTTGCTCTCTTTGTGGGCTTGCGCCAATAATGCAGAGAAATCGAATGTCAAACAAACCTGTGATATAACTATTACAGTAGAAGGTGCTGCCCCTGGATGGGCAAAACTCATAGGATCTTATACGGATAAGACCTTTTTTGTAGATTCATTCAAAATCGAAAATGGAAAGTTGCGAATAAAACAGGACAGCAGCCTGCATCAGGGGCTATATTATGTTTTGTTTCCTGACAATCAAAACATACAAATATTATTGAGTGATGACCAGCAGTTTGACCTGAAGACAACCATGAGTGATCTGATACAGCCGATGCAAGTGACAGGTTCGATAGACAATGACCTCCTGTACCAATCTTTTAAGTTGCAGCAGCATCAAGATAATCAACAGAGGACTATGCAAGTCCAGGTCAACGGAAAGCCTGAAAATGATCCTGCTGTGATTTCTTTCAAAAAAATGGTAGAAGATTTTCGCGCAGCCAGGAGAGTTCAGCTGGCTGAAATGACCAAAGCGCACCCTAATTCTTTTTTCGTTAAATTTAAAAATGCAGGTCAAAATCCTGAGGTCAAAGATATCAGGCTTGCTACCGGGGAGAAAGATCTCAATACGCAAGCTTATTTTTTTAGAAAAGAATATTGGGACAAGGTTGATTTTTCTGAAGAAAGATTGATGTACTCTCCGGTCCTATCTAATAAAATGCAGCAGTTTTTTGGAGATGTAATGCCTCAGCATCAGGATTCTATAGTACAATATGCAGATGCTTTGCTTTCCAAATCATTGGCCAATCCGGAAATATTCAAATACATGAGCAATTGGCTATTGTTAAAATATGAACCGGGCAAGACTACTTTAATGGACGGTGAGGCAGTGTTTTCAAATATTGTAGAAAAGTTTTTTACTGCCGAAAATGCAATCTGGCTTAAACCCGGAGAATTGGCGGATATCAGACGAAGAGCAGGGGAGATGAAGGCAAGCTTGTTGAATAAGCAGGCAGCGGATGTCACTGCTAATGATATCAAAGGACAACCCAAATCTATTTACAGCATCAAATCCCCTTATATCATCGTCTACCTCTATCATACTGATTGTGAACATTGCCAGGCTGAAACACCTAAATTGGTGCAGATGTACCCCCAACTGAAGAGCAGGGGAATAGAATTTTATACTATAGCAGTGAATACGACCGATGCAGAATGGCGAAAGTTTGTCAAGACTTACCATATGGAGCAATGGACCAATGTATTCGACGCTACCAATGTGTCTGTCTATAGCAAATATTTTGTCGATAATACACCGGAGATCTATGTACTGAATAAGGAAAGAAAAATTATCGGCAAAAATCTTAAACCTGAACAGATCAATCAGATTCTTGAGATGGACCAAAAAGTGGCCAACTAA
- the metG gene encoding methionine--tRNA ligase gives MEIKRYLITSALPYANGPLHIGHLTGAYLPADIFVRFLRLTGKEVVWVCGSDEHGAAITVKARKENTTPQAIIDQYHELLKTTLHRIGISFDMYHRTSAPIHHETSQDFFRTLYQKGEFQEIESEQYFDEQAGQFLADRYISGTCPKCGNPHAYGDQCERCGSTLSPIDLLHPVSTLTGSTPIKKLTKHWYLQLNHHQEWLKEWIETGKLDGVEHHDPNEWKPHVLGQCKSWLDGGLEPRSMTRDLEWGIDVPHEIPGSQGKKLYVWLDAPIGYISATKAWANEHGKDWEQYWKDPETALIHFIGKDNIVFHCLIFPVILKAYGGYNLPINVPANQFMNLEGDKVSTSRNWAVWIHEYLDEWPGKEDLMRYYLIKNMPEQRDSEFTWKGFQDACNNELVNNLANFFNRVMVLINKYYGGKIPSFDPDKGFVGTEDPDFDSFHEVELLNIFDRIQDLNQSIREFKFRDALKSLMDLSSTGNSILQANEPWKKEKTEPEIAKVVLNYCAQLCTALSVAIRPFMPFTSDKMRAQLNLPLLKDQNELNELLDTLAEGLLPIAEGHQIGEPVHIFTRIDDALIEAQVSKLNRGKALAAPAPIESIPIKETISIDDFNKIDLRAGTILSAQKVPKADKLLQLEVELGFEKRTIVSGIALHFDPAHLPGQRVIIVANLAPRKMKGIESNGMILLSENGDGGLKFIAPNEHAENGSVVK, from the coding sequence ATGGAGATCAAAAGGTACCTCATCACATCTGCATTGCCCTATGCCAACGGACCTCTGCATATAGGACATCTTACCGGAGCATATCTTCCCGCTGATATTTTTGTTAGATTCCTTAGACTCACTGGCAAAGAAGTCGTTTGGGTATGTGGATCTGACGAGCATGGAGCAGCGATCACAGTAAAAGCAAGAAAAGAAAATACTACTCCCCAGGCTATCATCGATCAATATCATGAGTTGCTCAAAACCACGCTCCATCGCATTGGGATTTCCTTCGATATGTATCACCGTACTTCTGCGCCAATTCACCATGAGACCAGCCAGGATTTTTTCAGAACCCTTTACCAAAAAGGTGAATTCCAGGAAATAGAAAGTGAACAATATTTTGACGAACAAGCCGGACAGTTTCTTGCAGATCGATATATATCCGGAACCTGCCCAAAATGTGGTAACCCGCACGCGTATGGCGATCAATGCGAGCGATGCGGATCTACTTTGAGCCCAATAGATCTCCTCCATCCGGTTTCGACTCTGACGGGCTCGACACCCATCAAAAAACTAACCAAACACTGGTACCTACAATTAAATCACCACCAGGAATGGCTGAAAGAATGGATAGAGACCGGCAAGCTCGACGGTGTAGAACACCACGATCCAAATGAATGGAAGCCACATGTCCTTGGACAGTGTAAGTCTTGGTTAGATGGTGGGCTTGAGCCCCGTTCCATGACCAGAGACCTGGAATGGGGGATTGATGTGCCTCATGAAATTCCGGGGTCACAAGGAAAGAAGTTATATGTCTGGTTGGATGCACCGATCGGATACATTAGTGCCACCAAGGCCTGGGCCAATGAACATGGTAAGGACTGGGAGCAGTATTGGAAAGATCCGGAGACGGCGTTGATCCATTTTATTGGCAAAGACAATATTGTTTTTCATTGTTTGATTTTTCCGGTTATTCTTAAAGCCTACGGCGGTTACAACCTTCCTATCAATGTACCTGCCAATCAATTTATGAACCTGGAAGGGGATAAAGTCTCTACTTCACGCAATTGGGCGGTGTGGATCCATGAATACCTGGACGAATGGCCCGGCAAAGAAGATTTGATGAGGTACTATCTCATCAAGAATATGCCCGAACAAAGAGATAGCGAATTTACCTGGAAAGGCTTTCAGGATGCATGCAATAACGAATTGGTCAATAACCTGGCAAATTTTTTTAATAGGGTGATGGTTTTGATCAATAAGTACTATGGGGGTAAAATACCCAGTTTCGATCCAGACAAAGGATTTGTGGGTACGGAAGACCCTGATTTTGATTCTTTTCACGAAGTGGAATTGTTGAACATTTTTGACAGAATACAGGACCTAAATCAAAGCATCAGAGAATTTAAATTTCGAGATGCGTTGAAAAGTCTCATGGATCTATCTAGTACAGGCAACTCTATACTACAGGCCAATGAACCCTGGAAAAAGGAGAAAACCGAACCCGAGATCGCAAAAGTGGTGCTCAACTATTGTGCCCAGTTATGTACTGCTCTCAGCGTCGCTATACGCCCCTTCATGCCATTTACTTCGGACAAAATGCGTGCACAATTGAATCTGCCTCTCTTGAAAGACCAGAATGAACTCAACGAATTATTGGATACCCTGGCAGAAGGTCTACTTCCCATCGCTGAAGGTCATCAAATTGGGGAGCCTGTCCATATTTTTACAAGGATAGATGATGCCCTGATTGAAGCACAAGTATCTAAACTCAATAGAGGAAAAGCGCTTGCTGCCCCAGCGCCAATCGAAAGTATTCCTATAAAAGAAACGATATCGATAGATGATTTTAATAAGATAGATTTAAGAGCCGGTACTATATTATCAGCTCAGAAAGTGCCCAAGGCTGATAAACTTCTGCAATTGGAGGTAGAGCTTGGTTTTGAAAAAAGGACCATCGTCAGTGGTATAGCGCTTCATTTTGATCCTGCTCATTTGCCTGGTCAAAGAGTCATCATAGTAGCCAACCTTGCACCTCGAAAGATGAAGGGGATTGAATCTAATGGGATGATCTTATTATCAGAAAATGGCGATGGAGGTCTAAAATTTATAGCACCCAACGAGCACGCTGAAAATGGCAGTGTAGTCAAATGA
- a CDS encoding O-acetylhomoserine aminocarboxypropyltransferase/cysteine synthase → MSNYKFETLQLHAGQQVDPTTKARAVPIYQTTSFGFDNSEHAANLFGLRQFGNIYTRIMNPTSDVFEQRMAALEGGVAALAVGSGQAAQFIALNNILQAGDNFISTSYLYGGTYNQFKVAFKRLGIDARFGDGDNVDSFEKLIDANTKAIYLETIGNPRLNIPDFEKFAALCKKYDIPLVVDNTFGAGGFLCQPIKHGANVVVHSATKWIGGHGTSIGGVIIDAGNFNWGNGKFPQFTEPSEGYHGMKFWEIFGEGNPLGMPNIAFIIRARVEGLRDFGPALAPFNSFLFLQGLETLSLRVERHVQNAMNLATWLQGNDKVEFVWYPGLADSPHHQLAKKYLQNGFGGILQFGIKGGVENGKKFIDSLKLISHLANVGDAKSLAIHPASTTHEQLSDSERASAGVLDNLIRISVGLEHIDDIKADFVQAFEQVFAAG, encoded by the coding sequence ATGTCGAATTACAAATTTGAAACGCTACAATTGCATGCCGGCCAACAAGTAGACCCTACGACCAAAGCCCGGGCTGTGCCCATCTATCAAACCACCTCCTTTGGTTTTGACAATTCTGAGCATGCTGCCAATCTGTTCGGCTTGAGACAATTTGGCAATATTTATACTCGTATCATGAACCCCACCTCCGATGTATTTGAGCAGAGGATGGCTGCACTCGAAGGAGGCGTTGCTGCCCTGGCGGTAGGCTCTGGACAAGCAGCCCAATTTATCGCTTTGAATAATATTTTACAGGCTGGGGACAATTTTATTTCTACCAGTTATCTATATGGTGGCACTTACAATCAGTTTAAGGTAGCCTTTAAACGCTTGGGTATTGACGCAAGATTTGGAGATGGTGACAATGTCGACAGTTTCGAAAAACTAATAGATGCCAATACCAAAGCAATCTACCTGGAGACCATCGGCAATCCGAGATTAAACATTCCTGACTTTGAAAAATTTGCAGCCCTTTGTAAAAAATATGATATCCCCTTAGTCGTAGACAATACTTTTGGAGCAGGTGGCTTCCTGTGTCAACCTATTAAACATGGCGCCAATGTAGTCGTCCACTCAGCGACCAAATGGATTGGAGGTCATGGGACCAGTATCGGCGGGGTAATCATAGATGCTGGCAATTTTAATTGGGGCAATGGCAAATTCCCACAATTTACTGAGCCAAGTGAAGGATATCATGGCATGAAATTCTGGGAGATCTTTGGCGAAGGCAATCCACTTGGTATGCCCAACATCGCTTTTATCATTCGAGCCCGAGTCGAGGGACTTCGAGATTTTGGTCCAGCCCTCGCCCCATTCAATTCCTTTTTGTTTTTACAAGGGTTGGAGACATTGAGTTTAAGGGTAGAAAGACACGTACAAAATGCAATGAACCTGGCTACCTGGCTCCAGGGCAATGATAAAGTTGAATTTGTTTGGTATCCTGGATTGGCTGATAGTCCTCATCACCAGTTGGCGAAAAAATATTTACAAAATGGATTTGGTGGCATCTTACAGTTTGGTATCAAAGGTGGTGTCGAAAATGGGAAAAAATTCATTGATTCATTGAAGTTAATCAGCCATTTGGCCAATGTCGGGGATGCCAAATCCTTAGCCATTCACCCTGCCTCTACAACGCACGAACAACTCTCGGACAGCGAGCGGGCTTCTGCAGGTGTATTGGACAATCTGATACGTATCAGCGTCGGCTTAGAACATATTGATGATATAAAAGCTGACTTTGTTCAGGCTTTTGAACAGGTGTTCGCTGCTGGATAA
- a CDS encoding potassium channel family protein → MKPVIRYPSPYKKIRTPILFFGTILTIGIVGYMIIEKYNFSEGLYMTIITLSTVGFGEVKPLSDLGRMFTVVLIILNIGAITYFLTLMSQYIFEGHFFRDYKLHNMEKQLQKISNHVIVCGYGRNGQSAIEVLQSNHIPFIVIDKESKTAESNTLIPYMVQGDATTEKALLEAGIMRAKALISTLPEDADNVFCILTAKELNPNILIISRASHDTSISKLKHAGAHNVIMPDKIGGVHMAQLVSHPDLKEFLDILAFQNKQESSLVELIVTKQYFCDKAEILKSYKVLVLGIKNIEQQYDLSTENLELLPGYRIIVLGKQPDIEKLEFQIT, encoded by the coding sequence TTGAAACCAGTAATCCGATATCCAAGCCCTTATAAAAAAATTCGCACTCCGATTTTATTTTTTGGTACGATTCTGACCATTGGAATCGTAGGTTATATGATCATCGAAAAATACAATTTCTCAGAAGGTCTTTATATGACCATCATCACCCTATCTACGGTTGGATTTGGTGAGGTAAAACCCCTCAGTGACCTTGGTCGTATGTTTACAGTCGTTTTGATTATACTCAATATCGGCGCGATCACTTATTTCCTTACTTTGATGTCTCAGTACATTTTTGAAGGCCATTTTTTTAGAGATTATAAACTGCATAATATGGAAAAACAATTGCAAAAAATATCAAACCATGTCATTGTGTGCGGTTATGGTAGAAATGGTCAGTCAGCTATAGAGGTCCTGCAATCCAACCATATACCATTTATCGTCATTGATAAAGAATCTAAAACAGCAGAAAGTAATACCTTGATTCCATATATGGTTCAGGGCGATGCTACCACTGAAAAGGCTTTGTTGGAGGCGGGGATTATGCGAGCTAAAGCCCTGATTTCTACCCTGCCTGAAGATGCAGACAATGTATTTTGTATCCTTACTGCCAAAGAATTAAATCCAAATATCCTCATCATTAGCAGGGCCTCCCATGACACCTCTATCAGCAAATTAAAACATGCCGGGGCTCATAATGTGATCATGCCTGACAAAATAGGTGGCGTGCACATGGCTCAACTTGTGAGCCACCCCGATTTAAAAGAGTTCCTTGACATCCTGGCTTTTCAAAACAAACAAGAGTCCAGCCTGGTAGAACTTATTGTGACAAAACAATATTTCTGCGACAAAGCAGAAATATTAAAATCTTATAAAGTGCTGGTGCTTGGAATAAAAAATATTGAACAGCAATATGATTTATCAACCGAAAATTTAGAATTGCTGCCGGGATATAGAATAATTGTTTTGGGCAAACAACCTGATATAGAAAAGTTAGAATTTCAAATCACCTAG